A DNA window from Rossellomorea marisflavi contains the following coding sequences:
- a CDS encoding flavin reductase family protein codes for MYKLLSGSVVPRPIAWVSTISEAGGLNLAPFSFFTVASRNPPMLCFSIGPGVGERTGTEKDTFVNIKAIGEFVVNVVPSSLGNQMQVTAENVEEAIDEFKRAGVTPVESRTVRAKRVKEAPIQMECCLEQMISLGSDWLIIGRVTHYHIQEDVYLGDYKVDLDRLSPLGRLAGNYSEVGEIFTLPR; via the coding sequence ATGTATAAACTATTAAGTGGATCGGTTGTTCCAAGGCCGATTGCCTGGGTGTCGACCATTTCCGAGGCAGGGGGGTTGAATCTGGCTCCATTCAGTTTCTTTACGGTCGCTTCGCGTAATCCTCCGATGCTCTGTTTCTCCATCGGACCAGGTGTAGGGGAGAGGACAGGTACGGAAAAGGATACATTCGTGAATATAAAAGCGATCGGTGAGTTCGTCGTAAATGTGGTTCCTTCCTCTCTCGGGAATCAAATGCAGGTTACAGCTGAAAACGTGGAGGAAGCAATAGATGAATTTAAAAGGGCAGGCGTTACTCCTGTCGAGAGTCGTACCGTAAGGGCGAAACGGGTGAAAGAAGCGCCGATCCAGATGGAGTGCTGCTTGGAGCAGATGATTTCCCTTGGCTCTGACTGGTTGATCATCGGAAGAGTGACCCATTATCACATTCAGGAAGACGTGTATCTGGGGGATTATAAGGTGGACTTGGACCGTCTTTCTCCCCTGGGGCGCTTGGCAGGGAATTATAGTGAGGTGGGAGAGATCTTTACGCTTCCCAGATGA